The following proteins come from a genomic window of Dermacentor albipictus isolate Rhodes 1998 colony chromosome 8, USDA_Dalb.pri_finalv2, whole genome shotgun sequence:
- the LOC135910308 gene encoding shematrin-like protein 2 — MNALFVVALLGFVAAANAGFLGGYGYGHGYGHGHGYGLGLAYGVGHGYGLGYGHGHYAVAPAVVKVSNYKTSSYGSHINHGVTLSARGYGYGHGYGHGYGHGGYGHGYGVAIAPVAVAVGHGYGHGYGHGYGYH; from the exons ATGAACGCTCTC TTCGTCGTCGCCCTTCTGGGCTTTGTTGCTGCCGCTAACGCTGGCTTCCTTGGTGGCTACGGCTACGGTCACGGCTACGGCCACGGCCACGGTTACGGTCTCGGACTCGCCTATGGTGTCGGCCACGGCTACGGTCTCGGCTACGGCCACGGCCACTACGCTGTCGCCCCCGCTGTTGTGAAGGTCTCCAACTACAAGACCTCCTCCTACGGCAGCCACATCAACCACGGCGTGACCCTCTCTGCCCGCGGATACGGATACGGCCACGGATACGGCCACGGCTACGGTCACGGTGGATACGGTCATGGCTACGGCGTCGCCATCGCCcccgttgccgtcgccgtcggtCACGGCTACGGTCATGGCTATGGCCACGGCTACGGCTACCACTAA